CGCCATAGTTCTCTTACGAATTTTTGTAACTATCTTCTTCGGATTCAGTAGTTTGCCGGTAGAATTTGCAGGGCATACTTCTGTACATCTACCGCATTCAGTGCAAGTGTATCCGTCGAGGAGCTGTTTCCATGTTAAATCTTCAATATCCTTTGCACCGTATTGTTCAAGAGATTCGTCCTCAAAATTAATAGGTTTAAGAACATTCTTTTTATCAATCCTAAAGTTAGATAAGAATGTATTCGGGACTGACGACAGCACATGGAAATGTTTTGAATAAGGCAGATAGTTCAGGAACACAAGTACGATTAAATTATGCATCCACCAGTAAATATCATACAATGTCAAACTACCACTTGAAAACAACCCTGCCAGAAATGTTGAAACAGGTCTGTAACCATGAGATTGTCCAAGAAGAATTCTTTCTGCATTTGCCCCGAACATTGTAATCATAATCATAAGAATCATGAGGAGAATAAATACAGCATCGTTACGCGATGAGGTCTCCACCTGCAGACGTTTAGGTGTTGCGATGAATCTGCGGAGTAATGAAAAAAGTACGACACAGAAAACGAGAGCCCCAAAGAAATCCTGTGTAAAAGTAATTACAGAGTAAAACCTGCCGAGAAAACTAAATGAAAAATTCGGGAAGAAACCTTCGATCACAGATTCAAGAATAACGAGTGAAAGAATCAGGAATCCCCAATAGATACAAAAATGTAAAAATCCTGCAAGTTTACTCCTAAAGAGTTTTGTCTGCAGAAAAGCAATGTTTAAAGTGTTGATAATTCTTTGCTTAATGTTGTTAAGCCGGTATTCCTTTTTGCCAAGACTTAGGTAAGAAATGAAATTTTTTATTGAATACAAGAAAAACACAACAGCAGAAATCAGGATAACTGCAAACAGAATGCTTTTAATCATTTTTGATAAAATTTTTTGTCAAGTTAGTGAATTGGAAATAAATATGAAAGATAAGAATTTGGGACGGGGGATATGGGTGTATGTGATAGAGTATAGGGTATAGAGATTAAAAATTTATAGATAAAGAAATTAGAACAGCGATAAGCGGGGTGCAGAGGGCAGGTATAAGGTAAGGGAGCAGGTATAGGATTAAGGGAGCAGGAGGTGGATAAATATACTTTTATAAATAGGTATCGTAAATATACTAAATGATTCGTGAATTAAAGAATCCGTAAATATGAATGTGGTGTATAACCTGAAGAGACAAATATTATTTTTCGCCGATGATTTGGACTGCAATTCTGCGAGTACGAGGTCGATTATCAAAATCCATGAAAACAATTTGCTGCCATGTACCGAGAGTCATTTCAGAATTATAAACAGGTATAGTCAAATCGGTTTTTATCAGAGCTGATCGAAGGTGAGAATGACCATTACCGTCACCCCATGTATCGTTATGGTTATAAATTCCTGCCGGAGAGATAATTTTATCCATTAGTTTTGGTAAGTCCTTAAGAAGTCCGGGTTCATATTCTAATGTAGTCAAACCGGTTGTTGAACCAACGGCAAACAATATGACTATGCCGTTCTTTATTCCTGATTTTTCTAATATTGACGATGTTTCCTCAGTGATATTTTTGATATCACAGTTACCTTTTGAGGATATAATTATTTCTTCAAAAAATGTCATGTTAGTTGATAGTTAAAGTAATCTATTATAATTATAATTTTAGAGCAACTATATCTTTCTTTTCCCTCAGATAATAAATAAAATCATTTCTGCAGAAAAAATTATCCGGTACATTATAACCTGACTGCTTGTTAAGAATGTCCGAGTATATTTTTTTTCCTTTAGATATATCAAAAATGCAAAATATGTTTTGATAGTAATTACGGATAATATCTTTAATATCTGTCCCAGTTTTTTTATAATAATTAAATATCAAATAGTCATTTTTTATTAGATACTCTGTATCCCCTTCTGAACCGTATATTTCATGATTTATCAGGTTTATAATATTTTTATCAGGTGGAAATTTTGTTAATGACCTCGGATAATCGTATTGTTCATTGTATAGATCATTATCGGATTTCCTTTTTAAGTTGAGCAGTTCGGGATATTCATTTTCAGAAAAAACACTAATAGTTTTACCGTCAAAGATATTTATTTCAGAACTTTCAGTTTTATCGAAATTCTGTTTAATTCCAAAAAGTTTTTCTTCAGTTGAAAAGAAATACTGATAATCTTCATTCTCCCATAATTTCTTACCGGTCAATATATCGAGAGCAATAATGTTTTTATGGTATGGGATCTCGGGTCTTTCAAATCTATTCAGATAAAGAATCTTTGATGTCGCACCTTCAACCGATATCCAATAATTTCCTTCTTCGAAGGTAAAATTAGACATGTGTTTCCTGCCATCCTTTATACTTACAGAGAAAAGATACAACAACTTCTTCTCAAGGTCGCGCGTTTCACCGGCTATAAAGTCATTACCCCCGAAGATAAATTTCCAAAGGTTTCCATTTTGATTGAACACCCATTCAGGTTTCAGTTTATTTTTATCGAATAGTTTCATTGCATTTCGAATTATATGTTGCTAATATGTTTAAACCTTCGAGAACGAGGTGGAGTTCGATTTTATTGACTCCTTTTATTTTATTTCCAAAAATCTCGGAGCCTCCGCCCGTGATTACGACAAATAATCTTTCAAACAATTTTCTGTACTCTTCGATTGATTTTTCTATGAAAAAAACTTGCTGTAGAATCAAACCGGAGATTACAGCACTTTTTGTAGTTCTATTAACAAGATTTGTCCTGCTGTTTAATACTACATTCGGAAGAGTTGTTTTTTTGAGCAACGCTTCGGAAGCAGTTTTTATACCTGCCGAAATCATTCCGCCCCTGTATATTCCGTTAGAAATTATGTTAAAAGTTGTTGCAGTACCTAAATCTATAACGAGAATGTTTCTATGCTTACGATATTTCGAATATGCTCCGACAGCAGAGCATATTCTATCGCTGCCAAGAGTTTTTGCATAATCAAATCTTATCGGCAATGATGATTTCGCTATGATAAACCGAACCTTGAAGTCAGAAATAATAGTTTTAATAATTTTATTAAAGTTCTTATTCAGCGAAGAAACATAAACTTCGTCAAACCGTCCTTTATATCGATTTAATAATACCCTGAAATGTTTTCTAAACATTTCCTTTTCATACGTAAACAATTCCGGTGAACTCATTTTCCCGTCAGCAGAAAGCGAGCATTTAATTCTTGTGTTGCCTATATCGATAAGAAGATAATTCATTTTAAAATAAAAAGGGGACTTTTGTCCCCCGAAAAATAATAATAAATTTAATCAGATTACATATCGAATTTAATACCGCCGGTTAGGAAGTATCCGCTTATATTAGGTTCACTAATTATAATTTTATACTTTCCGTCAACGTAGAGCGAAATCGTCGGACCGATACCCGGAAATTCAATACCTCCTCCGAGATCAAGACCAACTTTAGTTAAGTTTTCAGATACACCAAGAATTTTCTGAGTTAAAAAATTTACACCTATTCCTCCATCGACGTAAGGTACGAGGGAAGTAGTCTTAAACTTCAGACGCATAAGGCCGGCGACTTCAAAATTATTCTGATCGCCTGCTTTCCAATAATTAACCTGCGGTAAAAGAGAAAAACTCTCTGTTTTAATTTCGGCAAAAAAGTTAATTGTCAGACCTGTACTGCCCTGAACGATAAAAGAAGGTCCAAAACCGCCGCCAAGTGCAATCTTTGATGAAGGGGGTAAAGTGCTAAAAGATTTCGAAATCATGAAATCAGTACCTTCAATGTTATTTAATCTGTTCTGTGAATACCCTGTGGAAAATAAAATTAAGATGGTGAGAGATGAGAGAATTAATTTTAGTTTCATTATAATTAGTTTAAATTAGAAATTTCAATTTTCTTTATCTGATCCCTAAGTTCAGCAGCTCTTTCATAATCTTCGTCATTAACCGCATCCTCAAGGTCATTTTGTAGTTTCTTTAGTTTTTCCTCTTTAGTTGCTGTTTTATAATTCTTATGGCTGTCATCAGACGTATTCTCCTCAAATTCGGAGATATCGTTTGAATCTAAATCATCAAGGTCAGGTTCTTCGTTTTGAATGTTTATTTTTGGAACAAACCCAATTTCATCCATGACTTCTTTTGCGACGTAAATCGGTGCATTAAATTTCATAGCAAGTGCTATAGCGTCCGAAGGTCTTGCGTCGAGCGGGTCGATTTCTTCGGAGTCCAGTATCAATTTAGCAAAAAAAGTAGAATCACGAAGTTCATTTATAACAACGCTTTCAATTCTGTATGATAGTACTTCCAGTAAGTTTTTTATAAGTTCATGAGTAAGTGGACGAGGGGGTTTTAGTCCCTCGAGTTCAAATGCAATTGCCTGAGCCTCAAAATGGCCAATAATTATCGGGATCCGTCTTTCGCCATCAACTTCTTTAAGCAGGAGAGCGTAACCTCCACCGCTTATTGCAGATGAAACCGGAATACCAGCAAGTTCAACTTTTATTAAATCATTATAATTCATTTATTACATACTTTCTTTAATATTATTACACTCAAAACGTCAAAAATGTTTCATAATTCTGTATCAAATTACAGCTAAACGAGATTAATTTAAAGGCACATCGTGAATAGCAAAAATACTCAGTTTTTAAGTTTTTTAATCTCCTCAGTCAATGCAGGCAGAACTTCGAAAACATCACCGATTATACCGTAATCTGCAACCTGAAAGATTGGAGCGTCTTTATCTTTATTAATAGCAACAATGAATTTTGATGATGACATACCTGCAAGGTGCTGGATAGCGCCGCTTATACCACAAGCAATGTACAGACTCGGGGAGACGGTCTTACCAGTCTGTCCGACCTGATCGCCGTGAGGTCTCCATCCTGCGTCAACAACAGCGCGTGAGGCACCTGTAGCTGCACCGAGCACTAATGCAAGGTCCTCAATAAGATTGAAATTCTCGGGACCTCTAAGTCCTCTTCCTCCTGAGACAATTATGTCTGCTTCAGCTACATCGAGCTTGCCTGAGGCTATTGAGACATCTGATACGTACGCCCCAAAATCACCAGCAGTGATACCAAGTGAATCGGAAGAAATTTTTTCAATTGCAGTATCATTACTATTTTCAACAGCTTTAAATACGTTCGGCCTAATAGTAGCGACAATTTTTTCTGTTTCGGATTTCACAAAAGTATAGCATTTACCGGCATACGCGGGTCTTTTAAATGAGACAGAACTTTCATCGAAAGCAAACTCAGTGCAATCAGTTATAATTGCAGAGTCAGTTTTAGCAGCAACGGAAGGTGCGATTTCCTTTCCGAAAGAAGTGGCGGATAATAAGATAATATCATAATCGTTGTTTTTTGCAAAACTACTGATTGCAGCTGCGAAAGAGCCATGAGAATACTTTATGTCAGAAATCCCGCTTTTGGAGTTCAGGTCATCTAATCCAATTTGATAAACTTTTGAAACACCATATTTACCGAGAGTTTTCAGCTGTTCGTCTGATGCATTATTAATCGTTATAACTGAAAATTCTTTGCCGAGTTTATCGGAAAGCATTTTCCCAGCGGATACTGCTTCAATAGCATTTGATTTAAAACTATTATCTTTTGTTTCTGCGAATACTAATATTTTACTCATAATAGAATTATATTTTAAAGGTTTAAATTACTTTAGCTTCTTCACGTAAAAGTCTGACGAGTTCGGGGACGTTTGCAACGCCGTCTGTAAATATTTTTCCACTGCCTTTTGCGTCCGGAAGTTTCATATCTGTTACTACTGATTTGGATGGTTCATCAACCGGGGATCTTTCTTCAATAGGTTTAGACTTTGAAGCCATAATACTTTTAAGGTTTGGATATCGAGGATTATTAATACCCTTTTGAGTTCCAATAACGACA
Above is a window of Ignavibacteria bacterium DNA encoding:
- a CDS encoding DUF4905 domain-containing protein codes for the protein MKLFDKNKLKPEWVFNQNGNLWKFIFGGNDFIAGETRDLEKKLLYLFSVSIKDGRKHMSNFTFEEGNYWISVEGATSKILYLNRFERPEIPYHKNIIALDILTGKKLWENEDYQYFFSTEEKLFGIKQNFDKTESSEINIFDGKTISVFSENEYPELLNLKRKSDNDLYNEQYDYPRSLTKFPPDKNIINLINHEIYGSEGDTEYLIKNDYLIFNYYKKTGTDIKDIIRNYYQNIFCIFDISKGKKIYSDILNKQSGYNVPDNFFCRNDFIYYLREKKDIVALKL
- a CDS encoding type III pantothenate kinase, with the protein product MNYLLIDIGNTRIKCSLSADGKMSSPELFTYEKEMFRKHFRVLLNRYKGRFDEVYVSSLNKNFNKIIKTIISDFKVRFIIAKSSLPIRFDYAKTLGSDRICSAVGAYSKYRKHRNILVIDLGTATTFNIISNGIYRGGMISAGIKTASEALLKKTTLPNVVLNSRTNLVNRTTKSAVISGLILQQVFFIEKSIEEYRKLFERLFVVITGGGSEIFGNKIKGVNKIELHLVLEGLNILATYNSKCNETIR
- a CDS encoding secondary thiamine-phosphate synthase enzyme YjbQ, whose translation is MTFFEEIIISSKGNCDIKNITEETSSILEKSGIKNGIVILFAVGSTTGLTTLEYEPGLLKDLPKLMDKIISPAGIYNHNDTWGDGNGHSHLRSALIKTDLTIPVYNSEMTLGTWQQIVFMDFDNRPRTRRIAVQIIGEK
- a CDS encoding bifunctional nuclease family protein — encoded protein: MNYNDLIKVELAGIPVSSAISGGGYALLLKEVDGERRIPIIIGHFEAQAIAFELEGLKPPRPLTHELIKNLLEVLSYRIESVVINELRDSTFFAKLILDSEEIDPLDARPSDAIALAMKFNAPIYVAKEVMDEIGFVPKINIQNEEPDLDDLDSNDISEFEENTSDDSHKNYKTATKEEKLKKLQNDLEDAVNDEDYERAAELRDQIKKIEISNLN
- a CDS encoding electron transfer flavoprotein subunit alpha/FixB family protein; this translates as MSKILVFAETKDNSFKSNAIEAVSAGKMLSDKLGKEFSVITINNASDEQLKTLGKYGVSKVYQIGLDDLNSKSGISDIKYSHGSFAAAISSFAKNNDYDIILLSATSFGKEIAPSVAAKTDSAIITDCTEFAFDESSVSFKRPAYAGKCYTFVKSETEKIVATIRPNVFKAVENSNDTAIEKISSDSLGITAGDFGAYVSDVSIASGKLDVAEADIIVSGGRGLRGPENFNLIEDLALVLGAATGASRAVVDAGWRPHGDQVGQTGKTVSPSLYIACGISGAIQHLAGMSSSKFIVAINKDKDAPIFQVADYGIIGDVFEVLPALTEEIKKLKN